CATATATTTATACGGTGAATTCACTTTTAGTTATAAACAGTAATATAAGGTGTGAAGAAAAAATATATACAACAATTGAAAATAGGTTATATAAACAAAAACCAAATATTAAAATAAATGATAAAGAAATAATTATAAATGATTTAGTTTACAAATTAATTACAAATCATAAGTTTAATATAGAAATAAATGAAATTGAATTTGGATACTTTGTAAAAATTTGGATAGATCATAATTCAAATGAAAATCTTTACTATCAAATAATATTTAATAATGAAAATGAAAATGTAAATATTGAAGATAATATAGATAATATAAGAGTTATTGTAGGTAATAAAAAATATGAAGTAAATATAAATGAGAAAGAGGTGTTGAAACTTGAATAAATTTTTAACTGAAATGTTTTCATTAGAAGGTAGAACAGCTATAGTTACAGGAGGTAACACAGGTTTAGGACTTGCTTATTCAAAAGCTTTAATGGAAGCTGGTGCAGACTTAGTTATTTCTACATTTGATGATAATGTAAATGAAGTAAAGGAATATGCAGATAAATTAGGGAAAAAAGTAATATTTGTAAAAGGAGATTTAACTAAAAAAGATGTTAGAGAACAAATAGTTGAAGAAAGCCTTAAAGAATTTGGTAAGATTGACATACTTGTTAATAATGCAGGAACTATAAGAAGAGCTCCATTATTAGAATATAGTGAAGAAGATTGGAATGCAGTTATGGATATAAACTTAAATGCGCTATATTTCTTATCACAAAGAGTAGCTAAAGTTATGGCAGAACAAGGACACGGTAAAATAGTTAATATTGCCTCAATGTTATCTTTCCAAGGAGGAAAATTTGTTCCACCATATACTGCTAGTAAACATGGTGTTATGGGTCTTACTAGAGCATTTGCTAATGAACTTGCAGATAAAAATATTCAAATTAATGCAATAGCACCTGGATATATTAAAACTGCAAATACACAACCAATTAGAGATGATGTAAAAAGAAATCAAGAAATTTTAAATAGAATACCTGCTGGAAGATGGGGAGAAACTGAAGACTTAATGGGGGCTGTAGTATTCTTATCATCTAAAGCATCAGACTATATTAATGGACATGTACTAGCAGTAGACGGTGCATGGCTTGCAAGATAAAAATTAGGAGGAAAATATGAAATTAGAAGTTAGATACTCAGTACATCCAAGAGATATGAAAAAATATGATACTAAAGAATTAAGAGAAAAATTTTTAATAGAGGAAGTTTTTGTTGAAGATACAGTAAATTTAATATATTCACATGATGATAGAATGATAACTGGTGGAGTTAAACCAGTTAATAAAGAAGTTGTTTTAGGAGAAGTTAAAGCATTAGGAACTGATTTTTTCTTACAGAGAAGAGAAATAGGTTTAATTAATGTTGGAGGAAAAGGAAAAGTAATAATAGATGGAACAACTTATGAAATGAATAATAAAGACGGGCTATATATTGGAATGGGGAACAAGGAAATTATATTTACCTCTGATAATAATGACACTCCTGCTAAATATTATATAGTTTCTGCCCCAGCCCACAAAGAATATCCTATAGTTAAAATAGATATAGAAAAAGCAAATCCTGTAAAATTAGGAGCATTAGAAACATCAAATGAAAGAACTATATATAAATATGTAGATCCATCAGTTTGTGAATCTTGTCAACTATTAATGGGTATGACTATGT
The nucleotide sequence above comes from Streptobacillus felis. Encoded proteins:
- the kduI gene encoding 5-dehydro-4-deoxy-D-glucuronate isomerase, coding for MKLEVRYSVHPRDMKKYDTKELREKFLIEEVFVEDTVNLIYSHDDRMITGGVKPVNKEVVLGEVKALGTDFFLQRREIGLINVGGKGKVIIDGTTYEMNNKDGLYIGMGNKEIIFTSDNNDTPAKYYIVSAPAHKEYPIVKIDIEKANPVKLGALETSNERTIYKYVDPSVCESCQLLMGMTMLEKGSIWNTMPAHTHDRRMETYFYFDMEENTRVFHLLGETNETRHLVMKNEQATISPSWSIHAGAGTGSYTFIWSMAGENQNYADMDLVPMSELK
- the kduD gene encoding 2-dehydro-3-deoxy-D-gluconate 5-dehydrogenase KduD, whose translation is MNKFLTEMFSLEGRTAIVTGGNTGLGLAYSKALMEAGADLVISTFDDNVNEVKEYADKLGKKVIFVKGDLTKKDVREQIVEESLKEFGKIDILVNNAGTIRRAPLLEYSEEDWNAVMDINLNALYFLSQRVAKVMAEQGHGKIVNIASMLSFQGGKFVPPYTASKHGVMGLTRAFANELADKNIQINAIAPGYIKTANTQPIRDDVKRNQEILNRIPAGRWGETEDLMGAVVFLSSKASDYINGHVLAVDGAWLAR